The sequence below is a genomic window from Caloenas nicobarica isolate bCalNic1 chromosome 13, bCalNic1.hap1, whole genome shotgun sequence.
ATTTCTTTCTCAAACCCTTCAGAGGCTGGGAGGTAATTGTCCCGTGTGTCTGCTGTGCTGTAGCAGACAGGGAGCTGGGCCAGATGGGATTTCAGCCCCAACCCAAATCTCGAGCCTCTCTGCTCAGAGTACAGGGCACAGCCTCTGTAAATTCCACTGAACGCCCATGACCAGTGTGTGATTCTTCTGTATCCCTTGTGCTATAGTAATTAACATTATCCCCTTTCCCAAGCACTTGGCAGATATTAATTAGTTCTTACCATGCCTGGGGAGAACGGGATGATATAATAGTGTcctcatagaattgttttggttggaaaagaccctcaagatcatagaatccaaccattaacccaacactgtcactaaaccgtgtccctaagaacctcatctaggcatcttttaaacatctcctgGGGTGGTGATTCAActccttccctgggcagcctgttccaatgtctgacacccctttcaatgaagaaatgtttcctaatatcccatctaacCCCAccctggtgcaactcgaggccgtttcctctggtcctggcgcttgttcctggggagcagagcccgaccccccctggctccaagctcctttcaggcaggtcagagatcagaaggtctcccctcagctcctgttctccagctgaacccccagctccctcggccgctcccatcacccttgtgctccagacccttccccagctccgttcccttctcttaacttgctccagcacctcaaggtctttcttgtcgtgaggagcccaaaactgaagcTGCAAGGCAAAATGTTGCGTTGGAGGCCAGAGCCGGGTCTTGGGGTGGTGGGGAGTCATGGGCAAGAGTTTCTGGCACCTTTTTGCTCCTCAGAGGCTTTTGGAGGCAGACGGAGCAAatgctgctggtgctgtgggtAGCTGAACGTCTTGCGGCTGGTTTCGCAGGAGGCTGAGCCCGAGCAGACGCCGCGCTCGGTGGGGCTGGGTGGGCTGGAGTGGGCGCTGAGCACGGGCAGCGTCTGCTCCTGGGGCCTGCAAAGCCCTGGGTCGCTTCGTGGTGTCCCTGCACACATCAAGCCTCTGTGCATGCGTGGGAAAAGGGTGGCTTTGCTTGTTAGGATACTGACGACCTTGGGACCACGTTTCTAAAGCAGAGACAGATGCGAGTGGAAGCCTCTGCAGCAACGCTAAGTGAAGGGGGTGCATCTATAGCCAGAACACTCTCCTAAATGAAAACGTTTTGCAAAACATAAGCCAGCCTTGCCCTGCTGCGCCTCGCTCTGGCAAAGAAGGTGTCCCCTTAGCCCACAGTGCCACCTCCAGCCAGCCCGGGCTCTGCGCAGCCACCGCCGCTGTGCCCGGCTCTCCTCTGGGTGCCCAGCCCCTTTCTGGCCAAAGGAAAACTTTGCTCACAGTGGGTCCTGCCCTTTTGCTCCTCTTtgggctgtttttttttttttttttccttttcttttctgacatGAAATTGGCATCTCCTGCAGGAGGAGCCAAGCAGAGTTAGTGGAGCAAATAATAGAGAGAGCAAACTGTGCTGGTAATTTATGAGGTGACTGAAATACTGAAGGGCGATGATGACAGGGGGATGCTACTCTCTCCTACAAACACCCCTCTGCCTGGGTGTCTGGGCTGTTTAGCCAGGAGCAGCAAAACTTACTGCAGGTTGTGTGCATTGAGTAGGGGTCTGAGCTGGTCCGTGCATTGGGGCAGCTGATGCCAGTGCACAGGAGCCTGCCCTGAGCCCCCCCCAATCTCCAACAGCAGGAGCCAAGCTGCTGCGCGCATCCGTGGCGGTGGTGGAGTTGTTTGGATGGCTCTGTGAGCAGGAAGGTGGGTGGCAAGTGCAAGGTCTCACCTGGCTGTACCCATCTCGCCCTCTCACCTGGCTGCTGGTTTGGTCTCTCTCCTCCTCGCTCTGCCCAAGTTTCCGGCTCACGTCTCTCACGCTGGGGTCCCCAGGATGTCCTGGAGCTGCTCGCAGGCCAGCAGCTGCTCGGGAGCGGTGGCCCGTGCTCTCGGGAGCTGGCGCTGACCCCGGCACACGGGCTGGTTCTTGTCCCCCCTGTGCAGGAGCTGACTCTGCATCGGCCGACCCCTTGGTGCTGGAGCAGTATGTCGTGGTGGCGAACTACCAGAAGCAGGAGAGCTCCGAGATCAGCTTGTGCGTGGGCCAGTTGGTGGATATCATCGAGAAGAATGAATCAGGTACAGAGAGTTTGGCTTGGCAGAGGGCTTCGGGTCTACTCTGCTTCACAGAGCAGGGGTAGGTTATAACAATCCTGTATTGTCAGTGTTTTCTTAACAAGACCTTAAGTAAAACAACCTCCAGGCACCTCACAGGGATGTCCTTGCATGGCCAGCTGAGGTGAGATGTGGAGGAAGCAGCTGCAGGCTGTATGAGCATGGACAAGACTTCAGGGCTGTTGCTAATGAAGGGTCTGATTACCTGTGTGCTGAGCGCCAGGCGCCGTCCATCTTTTACAGTCTCTACTATACGCTTGTTTGGGCTGAAAAACTCGTCCGATGGGTCCTGAGGACAAAAGCCATTCCCGGAGTTGGCAGGCTTGCTTACTGACAGCGGGGGACACTCTCACGGCGCCCATGAAAGCCCCCGTTGTGCATTCGCAATTCCTGCCTCCAGACACGCCGGCCGTGGAGCGGGACAGGCAGCCGAGCCGTCCGCTCGCCTCTAAACTTACACTTGCTCTTAACCCCTGCAAAGGGATCGAGTCAAGTTGAGGGTCCAACTTCTGGACTGTATTGTAAAGGGGAATTTAATAGAAGTCAATAGGAGTTGCTTAGAGGGGTTTAAAGTTATATAatcaaaatagattttaaaattctggaAACCTGGTCCCCAGAGGATTAATTGCACCAGCAGCTATGTTTGAggatggggaaaataaaagcagcccTGAAGCAAGGGAAACCTATTAGCATAGCCAATTCAAAAGCTGtggtaaataatttatttatcaAATGTCAGCTCTGGTTTTCCCTTCTGTGCAGGTAGCTGCTGATTCCCTCCCTGACAATCTAATTGTCTTTTTAAACGACTCACTGGTGAGGTTCTGAGGATAATGTTTAGTCATTGTTTCTTTCACCCTAAAGACACAAATAGCTTGTGCTTTTAATAACTGAGGAGCACGTGTTTATTTTGATTGGACACCCAGGGTGGCCCAGAATTGCTCGTGTCCCCTATGGGGCTGGCTGGGTTTCCTCTGGGAGAGCTCATGTTTTAATCCTGCATTTGCTCCtagcttttaaaatctgctgTTTCCATAAATGTAACGAAGGTGGGGGCGCAGCAGGAGTCAGCTATTGATTTGCAGATAGTGTATTCATCTTTGCTAATTAGCCTGGGCTTGCTGACCCAGACTGAGGGAAAATGAACcatgaaggaaggaaaaaaaaaaaccaaaggagTACAAATGCAGTGGCTGGAGCCATTCAGTTCTCGGAGCCTCTCCCGTTTTTCACAGGGAGGGAGCCGTTCATTCAGATGTGTTCGGCAGTGATTCTCCCATGCCGCTGTCTGTGCTCCCTTTCGGGTAGCGCTTGGCTCTGTTGCTTTGGGGTCACCCCAGCGTCCCATGGAGGCAGCAAGGGGAGAGCAAAGCTACCCAGGCTCATGGtttggagggagggaggcagttTTCAGCCGGTGGGAGCCCTTGGCTGAGCTgcctgctgttttcttctcaggCTGGTGGTTCGTGAGCACGTCGGAGGAGCAAGGTTGGGTGCCGGCCACCTGCCTGGAGGCCCAGGATGGTGTCCAGGACGAGTTCTCAATGCAGCCTGATGAAGGTGAGAGGCCGCTGGAGACATCTGCCCCAGGTTCtttgtgctgagctgtgctgagctgcaggcaggactGCACAGCCCTCCCCAACGTGGGCAGGGGACAGACCCACGTGTGCTGTTGGGTCACGTCTGTCTGTAACAGTCCTGCCTGcccagtgctgcagcaggagtggGCCAGCTGGGTGCTGGCGGTGCCTCTGCTGGCCTTTCTGCTCCCCCACAGAGGGGCTGAGGGTGCCACCTCCTTGGAACACTCAGTCCTGCCATCCCAGTGTGTCCTCTAAGCCCCAGGGAGCAGTTTTAGCTGCACTGGCGGAGGAGCAAAGCTCAGGTCCCAGGACAGTTCTCATGTCTTCTAAACCCATGCAGAACAAAGAGCATACATGAGCTCACAATATGAAAACAGCAAGGTTGCAACCTTTGCTTAGAGCAAATCTGACATGCCCCTGGAGAACACATCCCTCCCGTTGATCGCCGTGTGCTCAAAGTTGTAGCTggctcagcccctggcctggggaCCTGGAGGTGGGAGGGGGGCTCAGACTGGGGAGGACCCTCAGAGGGCCCCAGGTGAGTACAGTCTCGGTGCCGCTCTCTGGTGTCAGCCCTGTCTCTTCTTGGACCTGAAGTGCTGCCTCCTTACGTCCTCTCTTGTCCTTCTCCTGCTTCCCCAACATGCTCTTCCCAGTCCCACGGAGATACTGGTCTCTGCCCAGGCACGTTGGCTGCCGTCGGACTCTTGGGGACTTGTACACCAGTGGATGGGGTCAAGGTGGACTTCACAGAGACTTGTTTGGCTGCCCGTGTTTTGTGCTTGGAGCCTTGTTGCCTGCATGTTTGTTTGCTCTGCATGTGATGAACCCTGCTTGTGTCAGTCCTCGATGTGCGCTGTACGTGCTCCTCAGCCTTCCATTACATCCACTCATGTCCACCTCTCTTTCTTCTATCAGCTGCTCCTTCTCACTTTTTCAGGCTTGTTTTGGGTACAGAGACTGGAGTTTCTGCTTTCCCCCAACACAAGTATGCAGACTtcttgcagctgctgccttAGTTCCTGTAAGAGTAACTCCTGAGCCATGGCGCTGGGGTTGGTGGCTCAGATGAGGTCAGGAGGAGAAGAACCAGCTTGGTTTTGCTGGATGTGACAGGACGTTTTCTGCTTTGACTCATTTGCATGAAGGGAGTGGGAAATCAGGCCCTTCAAGAGCTGTGCTCCTCCAAGAAGGCAAAACCAGGAAACCTGCGTGGTGGGGATATATGAATGTCCAGAGGTGTGGGTTTTGAAGGCCAAAATGACCTTCACCTTCTTGTGGCACTGCTTAAGCTCAGGCAATTACTTTCCTGGGTTTCTTCTGGAGAGGACAGGACAAGGTGagagagatggatggatggatggagggatggaccTGTTTGACATGTTGTCTGCATGGCTGTTAAGATGTTTCCCATTCCTCTTGAAGGGAAGAGCATCCATGTCCCTGCTTACCATCATTTGGCCTAGTGAACAGGACATCAGACTCTTCTCTAGGCTCAGCACATGGCTTTGACCAATGTCTTGGGGGACCAAACTGTTGAATGGGGAAGTTCATGTTAGAGCTGCTGTTGTAGAGCGATTGAGAGCTGTGCATGAGAGCACGTCTGTGTGTATGGGGTCACTTCCTGATGTCCATGGGATTTCTTTCCCTGTATAGAGGACAGTTCTTTAAAGGCTCCAAGAAAGAAGTTTGAACTGAAATGGATGCTCAGAAGGGCTTCTGTGAAGAGCAGGTGAAAGGAGAGCTGCCGTATAAAAGATAGTCTTTAGTCCTAAGGGAGAGGAGGAACTGGTTTAGACAACTTCTTGGGCCAGACTAGCTCACTAAACTTACACTTCAAAATGCAGCtgagtttgttttgaaatatatttcactgGCATTTCTCTTCTGAATGGTTGTGTATCTCTGTGTGTTTGCACCTGTATTACAACAAGAGTTATCATTTATATAAAGCACTCAACCATCGTTCAACTGAGTCCAGGTTTCCATAAAGAGTATCTCTGTGAAACGGCGCTTTCTTTCCGACAGAGGAGAAGTACACCGTTATTTACCCGTACACCGCCAGAGACCAGGACGAAATGAACCTGGACCGAGGGGCTGTGGTGGAGGTGATCCAGAAGAACCTGGAGGGCTGGTGGAAAATCAGGTACCGTCCCtacctcttcctcttccccagcaccgcAGCTGGGACTGTGCAAAGCAGAGACCCGATGCGCAGTCCAAAGACGAGTGTTGGGAGGGGCAGAGTACCAGGACTCTTTGCTCTCCATCCCTAAAACTAAGGCTAATTGGTGCTCAGGGCTTCAGCCAAGCACAGCTGTGGTTAAACATCTTTAAAATCCCCTGATTTCCTGTGCTGAGAGGCAGACTGTGTCACAGCATCGCATGCCCCAGCAGTGCAAAGGGAACCGGTGTGAGAACGTTAGTGTTACATCGTGTACTGCTGATAGGAAAACCAGCGAGTGTCCTGGAGGCAGGCTGGACCCTCTGGCTCTGTTAGGAGGCTCTTGTGGAGAAGGACTATTGTCctggccagctctgctctgtgcagagTGTGCTGAGGCCAAAGACACCAAATCGTCCCGAGCTGGtacttgttttttctcctggaagctcattttctctcatctgTGGTCTAGCAAATGGCCAGACTTGAGCAGGGTGGGAGCACATGCTGCAATTTTCTTAACCTTACATTGAACCTGTGGTCttggcagcagcaaagccccAGAAAAACGTCCATTGACTTTTTAGGCAGAGGAGAGCTGCCACGGGAGCTCTAAAGGCAACTACGAGCTCAGTAGCTGGTGCCATGTCAGCGTAGcggctgcagcccagccagcGGGGGGGGTTTCTGACGCTGGCGCGGGACCCTCCAGCATGGCAGGGACACTCTGCGGATGTGGTTTTCCAGTCAGATCACGGGACTGGTTTCTCTCCTAAACAGTGCAAAttcagagcagggaagggatCCGTGCTGCTGATGCAGGCAGAGGGCTTGTGTTTTCTCCAAATAACGGATACATcaatcccagcagcagccctttGGTTTTCCCCTCTGCTTCCTGTGCCAATGCGCTGCATTCCTGAACTGGTTCCATTGCTGAGGTGAAAAGGAAATTGGGCTTCGCGTCGTTCCCAGCCCTCGGCCCGCTGGCTGCAGCCGGCTTGCACGGGAGCGTTGGTCGCGGCTGGAGCTCTCCAGGTGCCCACGGGCCATAGAGTTTGACACCTGGCAAGCTCGTTTTGCCCAGGTCATGCGGTACCTTCGGTCAGCTCTGGCTCAGGATGTCTGGTGGCTCAGCGCCGCTTGAGCGCAGTGGGTCACTCCTCTGGGAAGGGCTCATGTCGCCGGTGCCGCACGGGGGCTTTGTGCGGTGATGCTGCTGTGTTGTCACCGCAGGTACCAGGGCCAAGAAGGCTGGGCCCCCGCCTCCTACCTCAAAAAGGGGAATGGAGAGATGTTCTCGCAGAAGCTGGGGTCAGGCTCCTCCGCTCATTCGTGTGCCTTGGATCTGGATGGCATCTCCCGGCAGCAGGTCGTGGTGAGCCGAGAGAAGGATGGGCTCGCTGGCCAAAGGGACGGGAGATTCGACAGCCGCCCCCTGCCCAATGCTGACATCCGACGCAGTAAGTGACCAGCTGGGAGGAGGCCAGTGGTGGCTGGGGTGTGAGCACAGCCTTTCCTGCGGGTTCTTGGGCGATGTAAGGCAGTGTGAGGGCGGCAGAAGGCTTGCAGGCGCTGGGAGCTCTGCTGCGAGGTCCGGAGGTGGCGTTGCACAGGCACGGTGCTGCCCAGGAGTCTGCTGAGCATCAGCAAATGTGATGAGGACCCTTCCCAGACTGCAGATTCAGCTGGAGATGCTCTTCTCTCAGAAGCTAGGGCATTTTAATTCCTCTGTAGGTCAGGTCTTCTGGGTCAGGCCTGCAATTAAAGAGCAGTTTCACGTGGTGACCACAGCAGCACCTGATGGTGCAAAGCTGGTTCCTCTTCCAGTGGGATGCCTTTGAAACCTGGGTGACCTGTGCCATCAGGGTACCAGGCAGACAGGTTCCTCCTTTGGCTTCCGAGCCCGTGGGTGAGGCTTGGCCCTagcctttctgttttctttttcacttatCTTTTGTGAACAGACGTGCAACCAAATGCCAGAAACTCAACAGCATCTGAAATTCTTTCTCCACAGAGTCACCAAAGATGAGGCAGAGACCCCCTCCTCGCCGAGACCTCACCATAGTAAGTGCCAGCTGGTGTAAGAGAGCAGTAGTGTCAAAAGGAATTAGAGAGGGGCTCTGAAAGGACCTCTGGTCGCTGGTTCTTCTTTGCCTGGGACTTTGACCCCGTACCATGGGCTCTGCTCTTGGTCAAGGCTGGAGCACATTTGCTGTCCCCCTGCTGCCTTATGTCTCCTCTCTTCGCATGTGGTGTTTAAATGAACTTCTGGCCAGTCTGTCTTGCAAGGCTGGGTTGCTGTGGGGGGCTACAGAGGGAGGGTGACTCTGCTGTCAGCGAGAGCTCCGGTGCTGAGCAGTTTTCTGCTCAGCCTGGAAACAGTTTGCTGGTTTGTGTTGGTGAGGGACCAGCATGGACACAGCTGGTCTCCCTGGCCTGGCTGTGCTGATTTGTGTCCCTGCAGGCTGGTGGGCTGTGCGGATGTTCTGTCGCACCTTGTGCAGAAACACGCTGatggattttctgtttttcttgtgataGCCACGTGGTTTGAACCTGCCTAAACCTCCTGTCCCTCCCCAAGTGGAAGAGGAATATTATACCATCGCTGACTTCCAGACCACCATCCCTGACGGCATCAGTTTCCAGGCAGGAATGAAAGTAGAGGTGAGACTGTCGTCTTCCCTTCTCACATATTCACATCAGCACAGAGCTCCTGACTCCCTGGGGCCTGTTTCGGGCAGGAGCTCCCTTGCCAGGCAGGGAAGATCTGCTTACCACGGCGTTCTGGGTGGGAACTGGGCATGGTGGTGCATATCATTGCCTCCGTGGGTTGTTAGCATCCCAGGGCTTTCCTGGAGTGGGAGAGAAACCCATATGAGCTCATGAGACTTTGGAGTCCCTGGTGCTCTCCTGTGGCCTCTCGTACCCCAGGTATTTGGGTGCTGTGTTGTCTGAGCtcatggaaatgaaaaccacaccacaaatgGGGCTAGAGAAGGTGTTTTTTTACTTAGTTAGGCCAGGTGTGACGTTAAAAGCCCTTCCAAGCATTGCTCTTCTGGCACATCCACTTTTTCTGGCAGAATCCCTCTTGCGGAtgggattttgcttttcaaaatttaaattgTGCCTCTCTTaagaggatttttcttttacGGCTGCCCCGGTCAGCTCCTCCCAGGTCCCAGCCCTGTCTCTGGAGCACACAGAGGCTGGACGGTTGCTGGTCCATGCAGCATCGCTGCTGGTTGATCACTCCAACAGTGCCGCGCAGTGGCCACCGCCAGCACCCGGCATCCTGGTCCTGGCTCCTGGGCGGGATGGTGACAGTTCAGCCGCAGCTCCGTGATGTTGCCGTGTCTTCCCTCGATCCCATGGCACGCAGGTCTCCTTCCCTGGCAGAGGTCTTCAGCAGCTTCCTCTCCTGCTAGGATACCAGTCCTGTGATTACATGGCCCTTGGTTACCAGGACAGGGAGGCGCCGGGACCACGTGCCACCCCGACATCATGTCAGAGCCAGCCAGCATCCCCCTTAGTGCAAGGTGGCTCCTGCGTGGATGTCTGAGGTTTCCTTTCCCCTCGGCAGGTTATTGAGAAGAACCTGAGCGGCTGGTGGTACATTCAGATTGAGGAGAAGGAAGGCTGGGCCCCCGCCACGTTCATCGATAAGTACAAGAAGACCAGCAACGCGTCGAGGCCGAATTTCCTGGCCCCGCTCCCCAACGAGATGGCCCAGCTCCGGCTCGGCGACGCCACGGCTGACAGCAGCACCGGCGAGGAGGCGACGGGACCGTGCCGTCCCCTGCCAGAGGCTCCTCCTAACGGTACGGACTGCGGTGGGAAGTGGGCCAAAGactggaaggggaaggaggcTCCCGAGAGCGGGGACCTGGCCCTCACCAGTGGCTACGAGGAGATTTTGGACCGTGACGCAGAGGAGAAGCCCAGCCTGCCGCCCAGGAAGGAGTCCATCATTAAATCAGAAGGTGAGTTACTGGAGAGGCAGAGGCCTCCCCCCAAGCCCCCAGGCATGATTTTGCCCATGATCCCACCCAAGCAGTCGGCGGCCCCAAAGGACAGCAAGAAGCCCGAGCTGAAACCGGAGAAGGGCAAactcttccagctgaaaaacGAAATGGGGCTGGAATGTGGACACAAGGTGTCAGCCAAGGAGGTGAAGAAGCCAAACCTGCGGCCCATTGTCAAGCCAACCAAGCCAAAAGCTGAGCCCGTGGAGGAAAAACCTGAGCCCATCACCCAGAATCCATTCTTGAAGTCAAGACCTCAGATCAGGCCAAaaccccctgcagccccccggaCTGACCCACCCCCAGCTGATGATAAACTTGACATTTGCAGCCTGCGGAGCAAGCTTAGACCTGCAAAGTGCCCGGAGAAACCTTCTGAGCAGGACACTGCTGCTGGCGAAAGTTCCTTGGCTAATGCCATGGTCTCTTCAGAGGCTTCTGGAAGGTTTCAGGAGCGACCGAGCGTGGAGAGCAAACCCCTGCCCAAGGCGGACGGCCACGCCATGAAAGAGGCACTGCCCAAATCTCCCCCGGGCCCAGCAAACGCCCCCGGTGGCAGGGAGCCCCCGCCGCAGCGCCCCGTTGTGCCACCCCGCAGACCACCCCCCCCCAAGAAAACGGGGGGTCCTGCCTCTGGCCCCATGGCGGAGCTCAGGGCCCCGGCACGGGAAGCGCCCGAAATCAGGTCATCCCCAGTGCCGGGGAGGCCCATGCTGGTTCCTCCAAAAGCCAAGCCGTTCCTCGCTGCCTCCATCCAAGATGAAGccaaagcaaaaggcagcatAAGCCCAAAGGTCATATCTAAGCCGGTGGAGAGAGGGGAGGCCAAGGAGAGGACCtcagcccctgtccccagtccggacatctccagggatgctctCTATGTGGCAGTGGCGGATTTTGAAGGTGATGAGGAGACCAACAGCTTCAAAGAAGGGACTGTGTTTGAAGTTCGTGAGAAGAACAGCAGTGGCTGGTGGTTTTGCAAGGTCCTGACTGGGGGGCCGTGCTGGGAGGGCTGGATCCCTTCCAATTACCTACGGAAGAAGCCATAGCGGCTCCTCTGCCTGCACAGCTAGAGGTTCCCTGGTCTCTCACCTATTTAATTAGCAGATTAATTTATAGTTTTACATGAggctggcttaaaaaaaaaaaagaaaaaagataataattGAGATCCCACACATCCCAGCTGGCAGCCGTTGGAGGAAGCAGCCTGGCCTCCCCACCCGTGTGCTCCCACCCACCctcctccccgtgtcccccgagTCTTTCATTCCCGTGGCCGTGCCGGCAGCCCAGCCGTGcagctggggatgctctggCCAAGCTTCGTGGCGTACAGTGGCTAGcatggctctgtgctggggaaaTGGACCTTGATAGACATTTTTGCCATCTGTAcagggaattaaaaagaaataaggcAGTAACCAGGGAGAGAAGTGAAACGTGGCACGGTACCGGCGAAGGAAATCTGGCCGCACAACGTGATTTGCCTTTCCCTGAGGCTCAGGGTCACAGTCAAAGGTTGTAGGTCACGTTGCTTAGTCCAGGTGTGTAGCAGAGCCGTGGGGAATGTGACACAAAGGAGGACCGGCCGCTGAGAACAGGGTCCCTGTAGCTCCGTGTGCTGGTGCAGCCACAGGCATTGCGCTCCAGTTAAGGGCTGCGCTTTGCTCCCTACCCCCGTCCATGCCACGGGATGATCCCTTGATCCTTCCCTGCTTTACGACAAGTGTTAACTTCAACATCCtcct
It includes:
- the SH3PXD2B gene encoding SH3 and PX domain-containing protein 2B isoform X1, whose protein sequence is MPRRSIAEVKVLDVQKRRIPNKHYVYIIKVTWSNGSTEVIYRRYSKFFDLQMQMLDKFPMEGGQKDPKQRIIPFLPGKILFRRSHIRDVAVKRLIPIDEYCKALIQLPPYISQCEEVLQFFETRPDDLTPPKEEPIGKKRSGADSASADPLVLEQYVVVANYQKQESSEISLCVGQLVDIIEKNESGWWFVSTSEEQGWVPATCLEAQDGVQDEFSMQPDEEEKYTVIYPYTARDQDEMNLDRGAVVEVIQKNLEGWWKIRYQGQEGWAPASYLKKGNGEMFSQKLGSGSSAHSCALDLDGISRQQVVVSREKDGLAGQRDGRFDSRPLPNADIRRKSPKMRQRPPPRRDLTIPRGLNLPKPPVPPQVEEEYYTIADFQTTIPDGISFQAGMKVEVIEKNLSGWWYIQIEEKEGWAPATFIDKYKKTSNASRPNFLAPLPNEMAQLRLGDATADSSTGEEATGPCRPLPEAPPNGTDCGGKWAKDWKGKEAPESGDLALTSGYEEILDRDAEEKPSLPPRKESIIKSEGELLERQRPPPKPPGMILPMIPPKQSAAPKDSKKPELKPEKGKLFQLKNEMGLECGHKVSAKEVKKPNLRPIVKPTKPKAEPVEEKPEPITQNPFLKSRPQIRPKPPAAPRTDPPPADDKLDICSLRSKLRPAKCPEKPSEQDTAAGESSLANAMVSSEASGRFQERPSVESKPLPKADGHAMKEALPKSPPGPANAPGGREPPPQRPVVPPRRPPPPKKTGGPASGPMAELRAPAREAPEIRSSPVPGRPMLVPPKAKPFLAASIQDEAKAKGSISPKVISKPVERGEAKERTSAPVPSPDISRDALYVAVADFEGDEETNSFKEGTVFEVREKNSSGWWFCKVLTGGPCWEGWIPSNYLRKKP
- the SH3PXD2B gene encoding SH3 and PX domain-containing protein 2B isoform X2, giving the protein MASQPLALLPDRAPRHGVPPPSTRGVTAASKSRPHVPPRCSRRWDRRLQLSALRWPPRSLINRVLATIAATSKFVSLPASCLFSRHFVPPSGFIQRTASFLQRGADSASADPLVLEQYVVVANYQKQESSEISLCVGQLVDIIEKNESGWWFVSTSEEQGWVPATCLEAQDGVQDEFSMQPDEEEKYTVIYPYTARDQDEMNLDRGAVVEVIQKNLEGWWKIRYQGQEGWAPASYLKKGNGEMFSQKLGSGSSAHSCALDLDGISRQQVVVSREKDGLAGQRDGRFDSRPLPNADIRRKSPKMRQRPPPRRDLTIPRGLNLPKPPVPPQVEEEYYTIADFQTTIPDGISFQAGMKVEVIEKNLSGWWYIQIEEKEGWAPATFIDKYKKTSNASRPNFLAPLPNEMAQLRLGDATADSSTGEEATGPCRPLPEAPPNGTDCGGKWAKDWKGKEAPESGDLALTSGYEEILDRDAEEKPSLPPRKESIIKSEGELLERQRPPPKPPGMILPMIPPKQSAAPKDSKKPELKPEKGKLFQLKNEMGLECGHKVSAKEVKKPNLRPIVKPTKPKAEPVEEKPEPITQNPFLKSRPQIRPKPPAAPRTDPPPADDKLDICSLRSKLRPAKCPEKPSEQDTAAGESSLANAMVSSEASGRFQERPSVESKPLPKADGHAMKEALPKSPPGPANAPGGREPPPQRPVVPPRRPPPPKKTGGPASGPMAELRAPAREAPEIRSSPVPGRPMLVPPKAKPFLAASIQDEAKAKGSISPKVISKPVERGEAKERTSAPVPSPDISRDALYVAVADFEGDEETNSFKEGTVFEVREKNSSGWWFCKVLTGGPCWEGWIPSNYLRKKP